In Haliaeetus albicilla chromosome 12, bHalAlb1.1, whole genome shotgun sequence, a genomic segment contains:
- the EXOC7 gene encoding exocyst complex component 7 isoform X11, producing the protein MIPTEEVSARRREIEGKLKQEEETLSFIKESLEKSDQLTKNMVSILSSFESRLMKLENSIIPVHKQTENLQRLQENVEKTLSCLDHVISYYHVAKDTEKIIKEGPTGRLEEYLNCMDKIQKAVEYFQDNNPDSPELNRVKSLFERGKESLESEFRSLMTRHTKPVPPILILDLISGDDEMETQEEMSLEHLPESVLHDIIRISGWLVENGRNQDFMTVYFQIRSVQLDRSVKGLKDHFRKNSSSTGVPYSPAIQNKRKDTPTKKPIKRPGRDDVFDIEIDAYIHCVSAFVKLAQSEYQLLTEIVPEHHQKKTFDSLIQESLDNLIMEGDNIVSAARKAIIRHDYSAVLTIFPILKHLKQMKPEFDQVLQGTAAGTKNKLPGLITSMETTGAKALEEFADNIKNDPDKEYNMPKDGTVHELTSNAILFLQQLLDFQETAGAMLASQVLGDTYNIPLDPRETSSSASSYSSEFSRRLLSTYICKVLGNLQLNLLSKSKVYEDPALSAIFLHNNYNYILKSLEKSELIQLVAVTQKTAERSYRELIEQQIQTYQRSWLKVTDYILERNLPVFQPGVKLKDKERQMIKERFKGFNDGLEELCKIQKAWAIPDMEQRDKIRRAQKTIVKETYGAFLNRYGNVPFTKNPEKYIKYQVDQVGEMIEKLFDTSA; encoded by the exons ATGATCCCCACCGAGGAGGTGTCGGCCCGCAGGAGGGAGATCGAGGGCAAGCTCAAGCAG GAAGAAGAAACTTTGTCTTTTATCAAAGAGAGCCTTGAGAAGAGTGACCAGCTTACAAAGAACATG GTTTCTATCCTCTCCTCCTTTGAAAGTCGTCTGATGAAGCTGGAGAACTCAATCATCCCTGTCCATAAACAGACAGAGAACCTGCAGCGCTTGCAGGAGAATGTGGAGAAGACCCTGTCCTGCTTGGATCACGTCATCAGTTACTACCATGTGGCTAAGGACACAGAGAAGATCATAAAGGAAGG ccCCACTGGGAGGCTGGAGGAATACTTGAATTGCATGGACAAAATCCAGAAGGCAGTAGAATACTTCCAGGACAACAATCCAGACAGCCCAGAGCTGAACCGTGTG AAATCCCTCTTTGAGAGGGGCAAGGAGTCCCTGGAATCAGAGTTCCGCAGCTTGATGACACGACACACCAAGCCAGTCCCACCTATCCTCATCCTGGACCTCATCAGTGGGGATGATGAAATGGAGACTCAGGAGGAGATGTCTCTGGAGCACCTCCCGGAGAGTGTCCTGCATGATATCATCCGCATTTCTGGCTGGCTGGTGGAAAATGGCAGGAATCAAG ATTTCATGACTGTTTACTTCCAAATCCGCTCTGTCCAGCTTGACCGCTCTGTCAAGGGGCTGAAAGACCATTTCCGTAAGAACAGCTCCTCCACGGGGGTGCCATATTCCCCTGCCATTCAGAACAAAAGGAAGGACACCCCCACCAAAAAGCCAATCAAAAGACCAG GGAGGGATGACGTCTTTGACATCGAGATTGATGCGTACATTCACTGCGTTAGTGCCTTTGTCAAACTGGCCCAGAGCGAATACCAGCTCCTGACAGAAATCGTCCCGGAGCACCACCAGAAGAAGACCTTTGATTCTCTCATCCAG GAGTCCTTGGATAACTTGATCATGGAGGGGGATAACATTGTCTCAGCTGCCCGGAAAGCCATCATCCGACACGACTACTCGGCTGTGCTCACGATCTTCCCCATCCTTAAGCATCTCAAGCAGATGAAGCCAGAATTTGACCAGGTCTTGCAG GGAACTGCAGCAGGCACTAAGAACAAACTGCCAGGGCTGATCACTTCCATGGAGACCACTGGTGCAAAGGCACTGGAGGAGTTTGCGGACAACATTAAG AATGATCCGGACAAAGAATATAACATGCCAAAAGATGGGACAGTTCACGAACTCACCAGCAAT GCTATCCTTTTCCTACAGCAACTGTTGGATTTCCAGGAGACAGCAGGTGCCATGCTGGCATCGCAAG TTCTTGGGGACACATACAATATTCCTTTAGATCCCAGAG agacCAGCTCTTCAGCTAGTAGTTACAGTTCAGAGTTCAGCAGGCGGCTGCTGAGCACCTACATCT GCAAAGTGCTGGGCAACTTGCAGCTTAACCTTCTTAGTAAATCCAAGGTTTATGAAGACCCAGCTTTGAGTGCCATTTTTCTGCACAACAACTACAACTATATTCTGAAATCTCTGGAAAA ATCTGAGCTGATCCAGTTGGTAGCTGTGACACAGAAGACAGCCGAGAGGTCTTACCGGGAGCTCATTGAACAGCAGATCCAGACCTACCAGCGCAG CTGGTTGAAGGTGACAGATTATATCTTGGAGAGAAACCTGCCTGTCTTTCAACCAGGAGTGAAG CTCAAGGATAAGGAGAGGCAGATGATAAAGGAGCGCTTTAAG GGTTTTAATGATGGGCTGGAGGAGCTATGTAAGATCCAGAAGGCCTGGGCAATCCCAGACATGGAGCAACGGGACAAAATCCGACGGGCACAGAAAACCATTGTGAAAGAGACCTATGGTGCCTTCTTGAACAG ATATGGCAACGTGCCCTTCACCAAGAACCCTGAGAAGTACATCAAATACCAGGTCGACCAAGTGGGGGAGATGATTGAGAAGCTGTTTGACACATCGGCATAA
- the EXOC7 gene encoding exocyst complex component 7 isoform X12, with the protein MIPTEEVSARRREIEGKLKQEEETLSFIKESLEKSDQLTKNMVSILSSFESRLMKLENSIIPVHKQTENLQRLQENVEKTLSCLDHVISYYHVAKDTEKIIKEGPTGRLEEYLNCMDKIQKAVEYFQDNNPDSPELNRVKSLFERGKESLESEFRSLMTRHTKPVPPILILDLISGDDEMETQEEMSLEHLPESVLHDIIRISGWLVENGRNQDFMTVYFQIRSVQLDRSVKGLKDHFRKNSSSTGVPYSPAIQNKRKDTPTKKPIKRPGRDDVFDIEIDAYIHCVSAFVKLAQSEYQLLTEIVPEHHQKKTFDSLIQESLDNLIMEGDNIVSAARKAIIRHDYSAVLTIFPILKHLKQMKPEFDQVLQGTAAGTKNKLPGLITSMETTGAKALEEFADNIKNDPDKEYNMPKDGTVHELTSNAILFLQQLLDFQETAGAMLASQETSSSASSYSSEFSRRLLSTYICKVLGNLQLNLLSKSKVYEDPALSAIFLHNNYNYILKSLEKSELIQLVAVTQKTAERSYRELIEQQIQTYQRSWLKVTDYILERNLPVFQPGVKLKDKERQMIKERFKGFNDGLEELCKIQKAWAIPDMEQRDKIRRAQKTIVKETYGAFLNRYGNVPFTKNPEKYIKYQVDQVGEMIEKLFDTSA; encoded by the exons ATGATCCCCACCGAGGAGGTGTCGGCCCGCAGGAGGGAGATCGAGGGCAAGCTCAAGCAG GAAGAAGAAACTTTGTCTTTTATCAAAGAGAGCCTTGAGAAGAGTGACCAGCTTACAAAGAACATG GTTTCTATCCTCTCCTCCTTTGAAAGTCGTCTGATGAAGCTGGAGAACTCAATCATCCCTGTCCATAAACAGACAGAGAACCTGCAGCGCTTGCAGGAGAATGTGGAGAAGACCCTGTCCTGCTTGGATCACGTCATCAGTTACTACCATGTGGCTAAGGACACAGAGAAGATCATAAAGGAAGG ccCCACTGGGAGGCTGGAGGAATACTTGAATTGCATGGACAAAATCCAGAAGGCAGTAGAATACTTCCAGGACAACAATCCAGACAGCCCAGAGCTGAACCGTGTG AAATCCCTCTTTGAGAGGGGCAAGGAGTCCCTGGAATCAGAGTTCCGCAGCTTGATGACACGACACACCAAGCCAGTCCCACCTATCCTCATCCTGGACCTCATCAGTGGGGATGATGAAATGGAGACTCAGGAGGAGATGTCTCTGGAGCACCTCCCGGAGAGTGTCCTGCATGATATCATCCGCATTTCTGGCTGGCTGGTGGAAAATGGCAGGAATCAAG ATTTCATGACTGTTTACTTCCAAATCCGCTCTGTCCAGCTTGACCGCTCTGTCAAGGGGCTGAAAGACCATTTCCGTAAGAACAGCTCCTCCACGGGGGTGCCATATTCCCCTGCCATTCAGAACAAAAGGAAGGACACCCCCACCAAAAAGCCAATCAAAAGACCAG GGAGGGATGACGTCTTTGACATCGAGATTGATGCGTACATTCACTGCGTTAGTGCCTTTGTCAAACTGGCCCAGAGCGAATACCAGCTCCTGACAGAAATCGTCCCGGAGCACCACCAGAAGAAGACCTTTGATTCTCTCATCCAG GAGTCCTTGGATAACTTGATCATGGAGGGGGATAACATTGTCTCAGCTGCCCGGAAAGCCATCATCCGACACGACTACTCGGCTGTGCTCACGATCTTCCCCATCCTTAAGCATCTCAAGCAGATGAAGCCAGAATTTGACCAGGTCTTGCAG GGAACTGCAGCAGGCACTAAGAACAAACTGCCAGGGCTGATCACTTCCATGGAGACCACTGGTGCAAAGGCACTGGAGGAGTTTGCGGACAACATTAAG AATGATCCGGACAAAGAATATAACATGCCAAAAGATGGGACAGTTCACGAACTCACCAGCAAT GCTATCCTTTTCCTACAGCAACTGTTGGATTTCCAGGAGACAGCAGGTGCCATGCTGGCATCGCAAG agacCAGCTCTTCAGCTAGTAGTTACAGTTCAGAGTTCAGCAGGCGGCTGCTGAGCACCTACATCT GCAAAGTGCTGGGCAACTTGCAGCTTAACCTTCTTAGTAAATCCAAGGTTTATGAAGACCCAGCTTTGAGTGCCATTTTTCTGCACAACAACTACAACTATATTCTGAAATCTCTGGAAAA ATCTGAGCTGATCCAGTTGGTAGCTGTGACACAGAAGACAGCCGAGAGGTCTTACCGGGAGCTCATTGAACAGCAGATCCAGACCTACCAGCGCAG CTGGTTGAAGGTGACAGATTATATCTTGGAGAGAAACCTGCCTGTCTTTCAACCAGGAGTGAAG CTCAAGGATAAGGAGAGGCAGATGATAAAGGAGCGCTTTAAG GGTTTTAATGATGGGCTGGAGGAGCTATGTAAGATCCAGAAGGCCTGGGCAATCCCAGACATGGAGCAACGGGACAAAATCCGACGGGCACAGAAAACCATTGTGAAAGAGACCTATGGTGCCTTCTTGAACAG ATATGGCAACGTGCCCTTCACCAAGAACCCTGAGAAGTACATCAAATACCAGGTCGACCAAGTGGGGGAGATGATTGAGAAGCTGTTTGACACATCGGCATAA